In one Fluviispira vulneris genomic region, the following are encoded:
- the fabD gene encoding ACP S-malonyltransferase yields the protein MSDIVFVFPGQGSQTVGMGKEISEQFQEFKETLQEASDSLGFNMERLCFEDPEAKLNLTEFTQPAILAISVATLRVLQKRVGVTPTLVAGHSLGEYSALVSLGALDFSDALRAVHFRGQAMQRAVPVGVGAMAAYLGNSSELIPEICKEVSTSDCKVEVVNFNSPGQLVLSGHKKAVAKVCEEVSARKLGRAKELPVSAPFHSSLMQPAADEMAKFLANIPLNSFSGKIVANVDAKLHTVQSYTHETLIKQIANAVLWTQSLAILKDSAPHANWVEVGPGKVLQGLTKKTYETVNCLGTQDLTSLKSTIETLSK from the coding sequence ATGTCTGATATCGTATTCGTGTTTCCAGGGCAAGGAAGCCAGACCGTTGGAATGGGTAAAGAAATCTCAGAGCAATTTCAGGAGTTTAAGGAAACATTGCAAGAAGCTTCCGATTCCCTTGGTTTTAACATGGAACGCTTGTGTTTTGAAGATCCCGAAGCAAAATTAAATTTAACCGAATTCACGCAACCCGCTATCTTGGCAATAAGTGTTGCTACATTGCGTGTATTGCAAAAAAGGGTTGGAGTCACTCCCACTCTTGTTGCTGGCCATAGTTTAGGAGAGTATTCGGCTCTTGTTTCTTTAGGGGCACTTGATTTTTCCGATGCGTTGCGCGCTGTTCATTTTAGAGGTCAAGCAATGCAGCGTGCTGTTCCTGTTGGAGTAGGAGCTATGGCTGCCTATTTGGGGAATTCGAGTGAACTTATTCCTGAAATATGTAAAGAAGTATCCACATCTGATTGCAAAGTTGAAGTCGTTAATTTTAATTCCCCAGGACAGCTCGTTTTAAGTGGACATAAAAAAGCTGTGGCAAAAGTATGTGAAGAAGTTTCTGCAAGGAAATTAGGAAGAGCAAAAGAGCTCCCAGTCAGTGCACCTTTTCATTCCTCTCTTATGCAACCAGCAGCTGATGAAATGGCCAAATTTCTTGCCAATATTCCATTGAATTCATTTTCTGGAAAAATCGTTGCAAATGTGGATGCAAAATTACATACTGTGCAGTCCTATACTCATGAGACGCTTATAAAACAGATAGCAAATGCAGTTTTGTGGACACAATCTTTAGCAATATTAAAAGACTCAGCACCACACGCAAATTGGGTAGAAGTGGGGCCAGGGAAAGTCTTACAAGGACTCACTAAAAAAACTTATGAGACTGTCAATTGCCTAGGAACTCAAGATTTAACTTCACTTAAGTCAACAATTGAAACTCTCTCAAAATAA
- the map gene encoding type I methionyl aminopeptidase, with amino-acid sequence MPKLKSQEDILKMREAGRLAAHTLQHAGTVIKPGISTEEINTAVHEFIISHGAYPSPLNYKGYPKSVCTSINDVICHGIPSKTEILKEGDIINVDVTVTLDGYFGDCSRTFFVGEHISEESIKVTNVAEECLARGIAAAKHGSRLGDVGWAIQSYAEKEGCGVVRDFVGHGIGKVFHEPDLQVPHYGRSGTGLKIVRGMIFTIEPMINAGDWRMKMMKDGWTSKTLDGKPSAQFEHTIAIVGNGIEILTALEDDPIAIRAKALGANILWPELKV; translated from the coding sequence GTGCCTAAATTAAAGTCACAAGAAGATATCTTAAAAATGCGTGAAGCAGGAAGACTTGCTGCACATACTTTGCAGCATGCTGGGACTGTTATAAAGCCTGGGATCAGCACTGAAGAAATAAACACAGCTGTGCATGAGTTTATAATTTCTCATGGGGCTTATCCGAGTCCTTTGAACTATAAAGGCTATCCAAAATCCGTTTGTACAAGTATTAATGATGTAATATGTCATGGAATACCAAGTAAAACTGAAATTTTAAAAGAAGGCGATATTATAAACGTTGATGTTACTGTTACCTTAGACGGTTACTTTGGTGATTGTTCAAGAACTTTTTTTGTTGGAGAGCACATTTCTGAAGAAAGTATTAAGGTAACAAATGTTGCTGAAGAGTGTTTAGCGCGTGGGATAGCAGCTGCTAAACATGGGAGTCGCTTAGGAGATGTGGGTTGGGCTATTCAAAGTTATGCTGAAAAAGAAGGCTGTGGAGTCGTAAGAGATTTTGTCGGTCATGGAATAGGAAAAGTTTTTCATGAACCTGACTTACAAGTTCCACATTATGGCCGCTCAGGGACGGGGCTCAAAATTGTCAGAGGGATGATTTTTACAATCGAACCTATGATCAATGCTGGTGACTGGCGCATGAAAATGATGAAAGATGGCTGGACTTCTAAAACTTTGGACGGTAAACCTTCTGCACAATTCGAACATACAATTGCTATTGTTGGAAATGGTATTGAAATTCTAACGGCTCTTGAAGATGACCCGATTGCAATCCGAGCAAAGGCTTTGGGAGCAAATATTCTCTGGCCTGAATTAAAGGTTTAA
- a CDS encoding dihydrofolate reductase family protein: MFHTENLTIINIMASSVDGKISAHKMESTEDRNKSGLVCNEDFLRMRNLVATCDAVFLGARTISTEKGAFRVANLSQKQEEPEWIVFTRSGEISFSHEFWQQKNIPKSIFFVSSFNKNDEPCLKTEEKQFPFATINCYLGNIMGLLQHLKEKNYKRIALLGGGELNAAFWEQKLVDELFLTISPIVIGNKNAPALISSETILKSTLECENVSRSGDFIFIDYKVKK, encoded by the coding sequence ATGTTTCATACAGAAAATCTAACAATAATAAATATTATGGCTTCATCTGTAGATGGTAAGATTTCTGCTCATAAAATGGAGTCTACAGAAGATAGAAATAAAAGTGGTTTAGTTTGTAATGAAGATTTTTTACGTATGAGAAATTTAGTTGCAACTTGTGATGCAGTTTTTTTAGGTGCAAGAACTATATCTACTGAAAAAGGGGCTTTTCGAGTTGCAAATCTTTCACAAAAGCAAGAAGAACCTGAGTGGATAGTTTTTACTCGAAGCGGGGAAATTTCTTTTTCTCATGAATTTTGGCAACAGAAAAATATACCCAAAAGTATTTTTTTTGTATCTTCATTTAATAAAAATGATGAACCATGTCTTAAAACTGAAGAGAAACAATTTCCATTTGCAACTATCAATTGCTATTTAGGCAATATTATGGGGCTTCTACAGCATTTAAAAGAAAAAAATTATAAAAGGATAGCTTTACTTGGTGGCGGAGAGTTAAATGCAGCTTTTTGGGAACAAAAGCTTGTTGATGAGTTATTTCTAACAATAAGCCCAATAGTTATTGGAAATAAAAATGCTCCAGCGCTGATTAGCTCAGAAACAATTTTAAAAAGTACACTTGAGTGTGAAAATGTTTCTCGCTCCGGTGATTTTATTTTTATTGACTATAAAGTTAAGAAATAA